A genomic segment from Psychrobacter arcticus 273-4 encodes:
- the pal gene encoding peptidoglycan-associated lipoprotein Pal, which produces MSTSFSKIAALAVLSSAVVLASGCATKRAISEVVVAPLGIPGGQVGYTGAVIVDNSNAVISGAENIQAVVYFAFDSSEITSQSAGVLNQHADLLKSNPSAGVVIAGHTDERGSREYNIALGERRAQAARDYLAAQGVAANNIRVISYGEERPAAAGTNEDAYAQNRRAELSY; this is translated from the coding sequence ATGTCAACCAGTTTTTCAAAAATCGCTGCCCTCGCTGTATTATCAAGCGCCGTTGTTCTAGCCTCAGGTTGTGCTACCAAGCGCGCTATTTCTGAAGTGGTCGTGGCTCCACTAGGTATCCCAGGTGGTCAAGTTGGCTACACTGGTGCGGTCATCGTTGACAACTCAAACGCAGTCATCAGCGGTGCTGAAAACATCCAAGCCGTTGTATACTTTGCCTTTGACAGCAGTGAGATCACTTCACAATCTGCGGGCGTCTTAAACCAACATGCAGATCTGTTAAAATCTAACCCATCAGCGGGTGTGGTTATTGCTGGTCATACCGATGAGCGCGGTAGTCGTGAATATAACATCGCATTGGGTGAGCGCCGTGCCCAAGCAGCACGTGATTATCTTGCTGCTCAAGGCGTTGCAGCAAATAACATCCGTGTCATCAGCTATGGCGAAGAGCGTCCTGCTGCTGCCGGTACGAACGAAGATGCTTATGCCCAAAACCGCCGTGCTGAACTGTCTTACTAA